The Pempheris klunzingeri isolate RE-2024b chromosome 1, fPemKlu1.hap1, whole genome shotgun sequence genome includes a region encoding these proteins:
- the irx6a gene encoding Iroquois homeobox protein 6a — protein MVTKEAAMSFSQFGYPYSATSQFFVSANPSTTCCDSISRSVSDGTGGSQSAAASFCCPSYENRLLASSRTELNAALGMYSSPYAAAAAASQNYANYFPYSTDPSAIYSTLNPQYDIKDSTGTLHSGIPQTAAYYPYDHSLGQYQYDRYGTVDFNGTARRKNATRETTSTLKTWLYEHRKNPYPTKGEKIMLAIITKMTLTQVSTWFANARRRLKKENKMTWSPKNKASDDRKDDCNKNSSDCKEEKDLHLSDLEDMDEDDCDKLDSDCEKAADEQDLQRAMALSGVPQKRDCSSELHLSLTNSFHAFPCAIKGVAALPPLPSDFLDPVTSKAPSSTGPPGTLSLSHFEASDKPRIWSLARTAASGVILSPQQHGSELRTGSSGGDCQLQSGRLSAAPAGQCGGMRGLHEAGSVTSTEGPFPEASSLHSKVYGAGSYIHKDLQLHCSSYGALADTCQYSAIEGFSGGKGEAQTSDLSEACGSAQDDKVTAFRPVMKR, from the exons TTTTTCGTGTCGGCAAACCCCAGTACGACTTGCTGCGATTCGATTTCCAGGTCGGTCTCTGACGGGACAGGCGGCTCCCAGAGCGCCGCCGCCTCCTTCTGCTGCCCGTCCTACGAGAACCGGCTCCTGGCGAGCAGCCGGACGGAGCTGAACGCGGCGCTGGGGATGTACAGCTCTCCGTACGCCGCCGCGGCCGCCGCCAGCCAGAACTACGCCAACTACTTCCCCTACAGCACCGACCCGTCCGCCATCTACTCCACTCTG AATCCTCAGTATGACATCAAGGACAGCACAGGCACTTTACACTCGGGCATCCCTCAGACGGCTGCGTACTACCCTTACGACCACTCACTGGGACAGTACCAGTACGACAG atacGGGACAGTAGACTTTAACGGCACAGCCAGAAGAAAGAACGCAACCCGTGAAACCACCAGCACCCTGAAAACATGGCTGTACGAGCACCGCAAGAACCCCTACCCCACCAAGGGCGAGAAGATCATGCTGGCCATCATCACCAAGATGACCCTCACCCAGGTGTCCACCTGGTTCGCCAACGCCCGGAGGAGGCTAAAGAAGGAGAACAAGATGACCTGGTCGCCAAAGAACAAGGCCAGCGACGACAGGAAGGACGACTGTAACAAGA ATTCCAGCGACTGCAAGGAGGAGAAGGACCTGCACCTCAGTGACCTGGAGGACATGGACGAGGACGACTGTGACAAGCTGGACAGCGACTGTGAGAAGGCTGCAGACGAGCAGGACCTCCAGAGGGCCATGGCGTTATCCGGAGTCCCCCAAAAGAGAGACTGCAGCTCCGAGCTGCACCTGAGTCTAACTAACAGCTTCCACGCCTTCCCCTGTGCCATCAAAGGTGTCGCCGCCCTGCCCCCTCTCCCGTCCGACTTCCTGGATCCTGTCACGTCCAAGGCGCCGTCCTCCACCGGCCCCCCGGGAACGCTGTCCCTGTCCCACTTTGAGGCGTCAGATAAGCCTCGGATTTGGTCTCTGGCTCGTACGGCGGCTTCGGGGGTCATACTGAGCCCCCAGCAGCACGGCTCGGAGCTCAGGACAGGCAGCTCCGGCGGAGACTGCCAGCTGCAGAGTGGCAGGCTGAGCGCTGCTCCGGCCGGACAGTGTGGGGGCATGAGGGGCCTCCACGAAGCCGGCAGCGTCACCAGCACTGAGGGCCCCTTCCCCGAGGCCTCATCCTTGCACTCAAAGGTCTACGGCGCCGGCAGCTACATTCACAAGGACCTCCAGCTGCACTGCTCGTCCTACGGCGCCCTCGCAGACACGTGTCAGTACTCCGCCATTGAAG GGTTCTCTGGAGGCAAAGGCGAGGCTCAAACGTCTGACCTCAGCGAGGCCTGTGGGAGCGCGCAGGATGACAAGGTCACAGCGTTCAGACCcgtgatgaagaggtga